A part of Hydrogenobacter sp. T-8 genomic DNA contains:
- a CDS encoding family 1 encapsulin nanocompartment shell protein: MDFLGREQSPLTFEEWEQLESAVIDVAKKTLVCRRFMPVIGPIGVGHQVIAYDVYLGVEPGVCEVRPGEESEACEPVRTGRRKYITLPTIFKPFSITWRDLEYFRQFNLPIDTSQASAAAFATAVAEDTLIIHGNPKMEIEGFLTVEGRQSMSMSDWDVLGNAFNDVSLGISKLSEKGFYGPYYLLLNPRDYFKLNRLYHNTGLLEIEQIKKLVSDVYHTPIVPEGKAILLSVGPQNMDLVLGLDFSLAYVESTNMVHHFRVMEVIAPRIKRPGAIMVIGEK; the protein is encoded by the coding sequence ATGGACTTTTTAGGAAGAGAGCAATCACCACTTACCTTTGAAGAATGGGAGCAATTAGAAAGTGCGGTTATTGATGTGGCTAAAAAGACCCTTGTATGCAGAAGGTTTATGCCAGTTATAGGACCAATAGGCGTTGGGCATCAGGTAATAGCCTACGATGTTTACCTTGGTGTAGAACCGGGAGTATGTGAAGTAAGACCGGGAGAAGAGAGCGAAGCCTGCGAGCCTGTGAGAACAGGAAGAAGAAAATACATAACCCTTCCCACCATATTCAAGCCTTTCTCCATAACTTGGAGAGACCTTGAATACTTCAGACAATTTAACTTGCCAATTGATACCTCTCAGGCATCTGCTGCAGCCTTTGCCACTGCAGTGGCGGAGGATACCCTCATAATTCACGGCAATCCAAAAATGGAAATAGAGGGCTTTCTTACGGTGGAAGGAAGGCAGAGCATGTCCATGAGCGACTGGGATGTGCTTGGCAACGCCTTTAACGATGTATCCCTTGGTATATCAAAGCTCTCAGAAAAGGGCTTTTATGGACCATACTATCTTCTTCTAAACCCAAGGGACTACTTTAAGCTCAATAGGCTCTATCACAACACAGGACTTCTTGAGATTGAGCAGATTAAAAAGCTGGTTTCCGATGTCTACCATACACCTATAGTCCCAGAAGGAAAGGCTATTCTCCTGTCTGTAGGACCGCAGAATATGGACCTTGTCCTTGGGCTTGACTTTAGCCTTGCCTACGTGGAATCTACCAACATGGTGCACCACTTTAGGGTTATGGAAGTTATAGCACCGCGTATAAAGAGACCCGGTGCCATAATGGTAATAGGCGAAAAGTGA
- a CDS encoding vWA domain-containing protein: protein MKERWKVIEKLLSDEYDIEVQASYEGWGAGYDPKFLPLTEMWAKGEVEDVPEPVKRPSGIAFYLQEVSNKPEEEAINTIRHEIEYLFSTDLYLWRLGQREFYKFGFTPTSFLVLYAVLESIKTDERLIKSRPDSLQTVKKHYKNILNNLETYYPHHLFALSLLENWLGEGNYQKDTQKFLQEYLNAKSRDAYDIIMEDLFGRYMSHIEKAQDINYVDLLLEEARGKTRVDAHRGRIMTDLLKKLPEHLQEIIVQNKDKRAVDISEADRKEILKSLKAVPDWMRDYLKQMSYINLIERDVEFIRHFLPKTLEVDIEHRGFLSFIIKGWEEQSSSSSQSGFGRSKREKTEEDRLYEKAYGLGKEDFMVYKRMLSDILPHIDALKRKLVKLMPQEEEGWTGKHFYGRRIDTKSLSVEAPLGRGRIYMRRHIPVRKELAFKLLIDISTSMKREDKIQNAIKALLLFSEVIESLKMSFSIDVFSDRVFRLKAFSEDYKAVKWKIIELFNLLGGGTNLEKALIYSYEDLQTFCLKNHIRGCIVVFSDGEPTRGLKGQELKSLIAQIKSRIPIIGIGVGTERNYTDYYFEKSAIRIKSISELPTAFTRIIENQARRLLSFQ from the coding sequence GTGAAAGAGCGTTGGAAGGTAATAGAGAAGCTCCTATCTGACGAATATGATATAGAGGTTCAGGCAAGCTACGAGGGCTGGGGAGCTGGCTATGACCCTAAGTTTCTACCTCTCACCGAAATGTGGGCAAAGGGGGAAGTAGAAGATGTGCCAGAACCAGTAAAGCGACCCTCTGGCATTGCCTTCTATCTTCAGGAAGTTTCTAACAAACCAGAAGAGGAAGCCATAAACACCATAAGGCATGAAATAGAGTATCTTTTTAGCACTGACCTTTACCTTTGGAGGCTTGGTCAAAGGGAATTCTATAAATTTGGCTTTACGCCTACGTCCTTTTTAGTGCTTTATGCGGTTTTGGAGTCTATAAAAACAGACGAAAGGCTTATAAAAAGCCGTCCAGATAGCTTGCAAACTGTAAAAAAGCATTACAAAAACATATTGAATAACTTAGAAACCTACTATCCGCATCACCTTTTTGCTCTTTCTCTTCTGGAAAACTGGCTTGGTGAAGGGAACTATCAAAAAGATACACAGAAATTCCTCCAAGAGTATCTAAATGCAAAAAGCAGGGATGCCTATGACATAATTATGGAAGACCTCTTTGGAAGATACATGAGCCATATAGAAAAGGCACAAGACATAAACTATGTTGACCTGCTTTTGGAAGAGGCAAGAGGAAAGACCAGAGTGGATGCCCACAGAGGCAGGATAATGACAGACCTTCTAAAGAAATTACCAGAACATCTTCAAGAGATAATAGTGCAAAACAAGGACAAAAGGGCGGTGGATATATCAGAAGCGGACAGAAAAGAAATACTCAAAAGTTTAAAGGCAGTCCCAGACTGGATGCGAGACTACCTAAAGCAGATGTCTTACATAAACTTGATAGAGAGGGATGTGGAGTTTATAAGACACTTTTTGCCAAAAACCCTTGAGGTTGATATAGAACACAGAGGCTTTTTGAGCTTTATTATAAAGGGATGGGAAGAGCAGTCTTCTTCCTCTTCTCAGTCTGGCTTTGGAAGAAGCAAAAGAGAAAAAACAGAAGAGGATAGACTGTATGAGAAGGCTTACGGTCTTGGAAAAGAAGACTTTATGGTCTACAAAAGAATGCTCTCTGATATTTTGCCACACATAGACGCTTTAAAGAGAAAACTGGTCAAACTCATGCCACAAGAAGAGGAAGGCTGGACCGGAAAACACTTCTATGGTAGAAGGATTGATACTAAAAGCCTAAGCGTGGAAGCACCTCTTGGAAGAGGAAGAATATACATGAGAAGGCACATACCAGTAAGAAAAGAGTTAGCCTTTAAGCTCCTCATAGATATCTCCACTTCTATGAAAAGAGAGGACAAAATACAAAACGCCATAAAGGCTCTTTTGCTCTTTTCAGAGGTTATAGAAAGCCTTAAAATGTCCTTCTCCATAGATGTGTTTTCAGACAGGGTTTTTAGACTAAAGGCGTTTTCAGAGGACTACAAGGCTGTAAAGTGGAAAATAATAGAGCTTTTTAACCTGCTGGGCGGTGGGACAAACCTTGAAAAAGCCCTTATATATTCTTATGAAGACCTTCAGACCTTCTGCTTGAAAAATCACATTAGGGGATGCATTGTAGTTTTCTCTGACGGAGAGCCTACAAGAGGTCTAAAAGGTCAAGAGCTAAAGAGTCTTATAGCACAGATAAAGTCAAGAATACCAATCATAGGCATAGGAGTTGGCACAGAAAGAAATTACACAGACTATTACTTTGAGAAAAGTGCCATAAGGATAAAGAGCATAAGCGAACTTCCTACAGCCTTTACAAGGATAATAGAAAATCAGGCAAGGAGGCTTCTATCCTTTCAATAG
- the lptA gene encoding lipopolysaccharide transport periplasmic protein LptA — protein sequence MRKVVILLVLIPTLMFAQPIVGEADNLTYEKDKVVYSGNVRITRGNALLTANRVVIHLDESKKAKLIEAEGNARYTEGNRKASANKMVYDLKDEVITLIGKAKVEEGQNFVEADEIVYYRKEDRAVAVSKNSRVRTFYVEEKDEKNRPNRKP from the coding sequence ATGAGAAAGGTTGTAATTCTTTTGGTCTTAATACCTACGCTTATGTTTGCACAGCCCATAGTAGGCGAAGCGGACAATCTCACCTATGAGAAGGATAAGGTGGTGTATTCGGGAAATGTGAGAATCACAAGAGGAAATGCACTTCTTACTGCAAACAGGGTAGTTATACACTTGGACGAGAGCAAAAAAGCAAAGCTCATAGAAGCAGAGGGAAATGCGAGATACACGGAAGGAAATAGGAAAGCCTCCGCCAACAAAATGGTCTACGACCTTAAGGATGAGGTTATAACCCTGATAGGAAAGGCAAAGGTGGAAGAAGGGCAGAATTTTGTTGAGGCGGATGAGATAGTTTACTACAGAAAAGAAGATAGGGCGGTTGCGGTTAGTAAAAATTCACGGGTAAGAACCTTCTATGTGGAGGAAAAGGATGAAAAAAACAGACCTAATAGAAAGCCTTAG
- a CDS encoding HU family DNA-binding protein, with product MKKTDLIESLRKEFNIKNRADAKLFVDSFFEEIVNLVLEKGRLELRGFGIFKIRRLSGRFIKNPKTGIEMYVEERYSIGFKPSSVFNKGHEKV from the coding sequence ATGAAAAAAACAGACCTAATAGAAAGCCTTAGGAAGGAGTTTAATATAAAAAACAGGGCGGACGCTAAGCTCTTTGTGGACAGTTTTTTTGAAGAGATAGTTAACCTTGTTCTTGAAAAGGGTAGGCTTGAACTTAGAGGATTTGGCATTTTTAAAATAAGGAGGCTGAGCGGAAGGTTTATAAAGAACCCTAAGACTGGCATAGAGATGTATGTGGAGGAAAGGTATAGTATAGGCTTTAAGCCTTCAAGTGTTTTCAATAAAGGGCATGAAAAAGTTTGA
- a CDS encoding KdsC family phosphatase, translated as MDLRDRALKIKLLLLDVDGVLTDGRLYYTSRGEEIKVFNVRDGLGIKLAQRAGIRIGVISGRKSKALINRLKELKVDEVHLGYNQKLPILEDVMKRLSLSLEEIAFLGDDYVDLPILRRVGFPMTVVDAPEEIKEHALYITNSKGGHGAVRDAIEFILKLRGQWEEVISQYYA; from the coding sequence ATGGATTTAAGGGATAGAGCTTTAAAGATAAAACTGCTTCTACTTGACGTGGATGGTGTGCTTACAGACGGAAGGCTCTACTATACCTCAAGGGGTGAAGAGATAAAGGTCTTTAATGTGAGGGACGGGCTTGGTATAAAGCTGGCTCAAAGGGCTGGCATAAGGATAGGTGTAATATCTGGAAGAAAAAGCAAGGCACTTATAAACAGGTTAAAGGAGTTAAAAGTGGATGAAGTGCACTTAGGCTATAACCAGAAACTTCCAATCCTTGAAGATGTGATGAAAAGGCTTTCTCTTAGCTTGGAAGAGATCGCCTTTCTTGGTGATGACTATGTGGACCTTCCAATTCTTAGAAGGGTGGGCTTTCCCATGACGGTTGTGGATGCACCAGAAGAGATAAAAGAACATGCCCTATACATAACAAACTCAAAGGGTGGGCATGGAGCGGTAAGGGATGCCATAGAGTTTATCTTAAAGCTAAGAGGACAATGGGAAGAGGTCATAAGCCAATACTATGCTTAG
- the bioB gene encoding biotin synthase BioB, producing the protein MDRVESFLFEVSEKAIAYEPIDKETALKLLQIPDQYIALMVYLAQKVKNHFHPPDKVEFCSIINAKSGACSEDCKFCAQSKFYKTPINIYNLVPKDEILEGAYRGVEFGANRYCIVLSGKSATKEEVERICEGVEEIRKEGLPINVCVSAGTLDEESLKRLKSAGVKRVNHNLEASENFFPKIVSTHTWRERYETIKRIKSVGLSTCCGGIFGMGESDEDRVDLALTYRELEVDSIPLNFLMPIEGTPMETAPGVSPLEALKIIAMFRFTNPKAELRLCGGREQNLRDFHGMAVLMTNAMMVGGYLTRAGRDIKKDYQLLKDLGYERLLQIEVPNGNIS; encoded by the coding sequence ATGGACAGAGTGGAGAGCTTTCTCTTTGAAGTTTCAGAAAAGGCTATAGCCTATGAGCCTATAGATAAGGAAACCGCACTAAAACTTTTGCAAATACCAGACCAATACATTGCCCTTATGGTCTATCTGGCACAAAAGGTAAAAAACCACTTTCATCCACCAGACAAAGTAGAGTTCTGCTCTATAATAAACGCAAAAAGTGGTGCCTGTTCAGAAGATTGCAAGTTCTGTGCCCAGTCCAAGTTTTACAAAACGCCCATAAACATATACAACCTTGTCCCTAAGGATGAAATATTGGAAGGTGCATATAGAGGTGTGGAGTTTGGTGCAAATAGATACTGCATCGTCCTTAGTGGCAAATCCGCAACTAAGGAAGAGGTGGAAAGAATATGTGAAGGTGTAGAGGAGATTAGGAAGGAAGGGCTTCCCATAAATGTCTGTGTCTCTGCCGGAACCCTTGATGAGGAATCCCTCAAGAGACTAAAATCCGCAGGAGTCAAAAGGGTAAACCATAACCTTGAGGCATCGGAGAACTTTTTTCCTAAGATAGTAAGCACACATACATGGAGAGAAAGGTATGAGACCATAAAAAGGATTAAGTCCGTGGGGCTTTCCACTTGTTGTGGTGGAATTTTTGGCATGGGAGAGTCTGACGAAGATAGGGTTGACCTTGCACTTACATACAGAGAGTTGGAGGTGGATTCTATACCGCTTAACTTCCTTATGCCTATAGAAGGAACGCCTATGGAAACTGCTCCGGGTGTGAGCCCCCTTGAAGCTCTAAAAATAATAGCCATGTTTAGGTTTACAAACCCAAAGGCAGAGCTAAGACTTTGTGGAGGAAGAGAGCAAAACTTGAGAGACTTTCACGGTATGGCTGTTCTTATGACTAACGCCATGATGGTGGGTGGCTATCTCACAAGAGCAGGAAGGGACATAAAAAAGGACTATCAACTTCTCAAGGACTTAGGATATGAAAGGCTCCTTCAGATAGAAGTGCCTAATGGAAACATCTCGTAG
- a CDS encoding geranylgeranyl reductase family protein, with translation MKKFDVLIVGGGPAGSSCAYRLAKAGKRVLVVDIKRSIGKPVQCAEFVPIQLYHQFKEFFPQEAIAQRVKNMVHFTPWGEVVSMWSEGFVLNREVFDAQIAKLAQEQGAVYMLRTQFLGFEDGFAWLEEIDTREKFPVKADFVVGADGPRSKVARLTGEKTQTFLTTAQITMKLTKELEDLLIYFRDYIPGGYGWVFPKGRLANVGVGVDPDYGVNVMESLKRFVEEVVAEGIVEKQIIKRTGGWIPADGLLPLVRKRVLLVGDAGGFCHPITGGGIANAVISGDMAGKALCEDSPEEFEEEAQEVFGSTLWRASEKRKKHMKRWDNLKEIIPKTWIAFEEYWRII, from the coding sequence ATGAAAAAGTTTGATGTCTTAATAGTTGGAGGAGGTCCTGCAGGTTCTTCCTGTGCCTATAGGCTTGCAAAGGCTGGTAAAAGGGTTTTGGTAGTTGACATAAAAAGAAGTATAGGAAAGCCTGTGCAATGTGCGGAGTTTGTCCCTATTCAGCTATACCATCAGTTTAAGGAGTTCTTTCCACAGGAGGCTATAGCTCAGAGGGTAAAGAATATGGTTCATTTTACACCTTGGGGAGAGGTGGTAAGTATGTGGTCGGAGGGCTTTGTATTAAACAGAGAGGTCTTTGACGCTCAGATAGCCAAGCTGGCACAGGAGCAGGGTGCGGTATATATGCTTAGAACACAATTTTTGGGCTTTGAAGATGGTTTTGCATGGCTTGAAGAGATTGACACGAGAGAAAAGTTTCCAGTAAAGGCGGACTTTGTAGTGGGTGCGGACGGACCAAGGTCAAAGGTGGCAAGGCTCACTGGTGAAAAAACCCAGACATTCCTCACCACTGCACAAATAACAATGAAACTGACAAAAGAGCTTGAAGACCTTCTTATATACTTTAGAGACTACATCCCAGGAGGCTACGGCTGGGTCTTTCCAAAGGGAAGGCTCGCCAACGTGGGAGTGGGGGTTGACCCAGATTATGGAGTTAATGTGATGGAAAGCCTCAAAAGGTTCGTAGAAGAGGTGGTTGCAGAGGGTATAGTAGAAAAACAAATAATAAAAAGAACGGGTGGATGGATACCTGCGGATGGGCTACTGCCTTTGGTAAGAAAGAGGGTTCTGCTTGTGGGGGATGCGGGTGGCTTTTGTCATCCCATAACTGGCGGTGGAATAGCCAACGCGGTCATATCGGGGGATATGGCAGGTAAAGCATTATGTGAGGATTCTCCAGAAGAGTTTGAAGAGGAAGCTCAAGAGGTCTTTGGTAGCACCCTATGGAGGGCATCAGAAAAGAGGAAAAAACACATGAAAAGATGGGACAACCTAAAGGAAATAATCCCAAAAACATGGATAGCCTTTGAAGAATATTGGCGTATAATTTAA
- the lptC gene encoding LPS export ABC transporter periplasmic protein LptC — MLRSLLLSILIILLASVLKMYVDSFAMSGGQEEMVSLLEGVTIKAYSKTGIEWTIRGKTLEVVGKDVKLYEAELFSKEANIRAVQAYIDRSTGEGKLTEGVEVKSEDITAKTQNAYINLKEGKIWGEGDIQILQGESLVRGKGFEITLKPLKVIINRARTDIR; from the coding sequence ATGCTTAGGAGCTTGCTCCTTAGTATACTGATAATCCTTCTTGCTTCCGTTCTCAAGATGTATGTAGACAGCTTTGCAATGAGCGGTGGACAAGAAGAGATGGTAAGCCTACTTGAAGGTGTAACCATAAAAGCCTATAGTAAGACTGGTATTGAGTGGACTATAAGGGGTAAGACCCTTGAGGTGGTTGGCAAAGATGTTAAGCTCTACGAGGCGGAGCTCTTTTCAAAGGAGGCTAACATAAGAGCTGTTCAGGCTTATATAGACAGGTCTACAGGCGAAGGAAAGCTCACAGAAGGGGTGGAGGTTAAGTCTGAAGACATTACCGCAAAGACACAGAACGCATACATAAACCTAAAGGAGGGTAAAATATGGGGAGAAGGGGACATCCAAATATTGCAGGGAGAAAGTCTCGTAAGGGGTAAGGGCTTTGAGATAACCCTAAAACCTCTAAAGGTTATAATTAATAGGGCAAGGACGGACATAAGATGA
- a CDS encoding pantothenate kinase — protein sequence MKVYNKEDLSYKNIVVLEDGKPPEKIEVTEDIIKIYSSRKVFEIPAKSLRGKAILDRLNYQGELTQEIYI from the coding sequence ATGAAAGTCTACAACAAGGAAGATTTATCATACAAGAATATAGTGGTGCTTGAAGATGGCAAGCCTCCCGAAAAGATTGAAGTTACAGAGGATATTATAAAAATCTACTCCTCAAGAAAGGTCTTTGAAATACCTGCCAAATCCCTGAGAGGAAAAGCTATTCTTGATAGGCTAAACTATCAGGGCGAGCTTACACAAGAGATATATATTTAG